A genomic window from Silene latifolia isolate original U9 population chromosome 11, ASM4854445v1, whole genome shotgun sequence includes:
- the LOC141614604 gene encoding uncharacterized protein LOC141614604 gives MSFTIKFDNKGVNFERRNIQIEIRCKLCGNEERSTETMEHLFRDCEISKRLWACTELGIRASQTHSMDIRKWVIQWINYLEKLEEGTSRIIRFMATLWCIWCVRNMIVFKGNNFHPNLFLNSWIQEVGKADEAMLVCNKDKVKKTQETEEMGDERGKWIRESKPFFAIGAQYNCECTRVMVDAGWKSKEKASVGWVAYTETGQLMVEKYKAIKAESALQAEALGLREVVLWAKEEGRWHVEVSTDCLPLIAFFAGSEKARHMTKEILEDILALSGSFHCLSFSYIPRSTNKVAHSLAKKAMTS, from the coding sequence atgagttttactataaagtttgaTAATAAAGGAGTCAATTTTGAGAGGAGAAACATTCAAATTGAGATAAGGTGCAAATTATGTGGAAATGAAGAGCGCAGTACTGAGACAATGGAACACCTTTTCAGGGATTGTGAAATTTCAAAGCGGCTTTGGGCATGCACGGAACTTGGTATTCGAGCCTCACAAACGCATAGTATGGATATTAGGAAATGGGTAATACAGTGGATAAACTACTTAGAGAAACTTGAGGAGGGTACTAGTCGCATCATACGTTTTATGGCTACATTATGGTGTATTTGGTGTGTAAGGAATATGATTGTGTTCAAAGGGAATAACTTTCATCCAAATCTTTTCCTAAACTCATGGATCCAGGAAGTGGGAAAAGCGGATGAAGCAATGCTTGTATGCAATAAGGATAAGGTGAAAAAGACCCAGGAGACAGAGGAAATGGGTGATGAAAGGGGAAAGTGGATAAGGGAGAGTAAGCCTTTCTTCGCGATAGGTGCACAGTACAATTGTGAGTGCACTAGAGTTATGGTTGATGCAGGATGGAAGTCAAAGGAAAAGGCAAGCGTAGGATGGGTGGCATACACTGAAACAGGTCAATTAATGGTGGAGAAGTACAAGGCAATCAAAGCTGAATCAGCCCTGCAAGCGGAAGCTTTAGGATTACGCGAAGTTGTCCTTTGGGCTAAGGAGGAGGGACGGTGGCATGTGGAAGTTTCGACTGACTGTCTACCTCTTATTGCTTTTTTTGCAGGTTCAGAGAAAGCTCGTCACATGACTAAAGAGATACTTGAAGATATTCTTGCTCTTAGTGGATCTTTTCATTGTCTATCTTTTAGTTATATTCCGAGGTCAACCAATAAGGTGGCTCATAGCCTTGCTAAGAAGGCTATGACTAGTTAG
- the LOC141614603 gene encoding uncharacterized protein LOC141614603: MEIWSIQQIYSIRMVNSITLSCESPFGRYLKTLKPAIYEQKEVLFMVNTRNSREPLFPSDPEIQRSLAWIGGGIRRDNPIIEEIDPGFQQDQREDNNIPFEQPIPIQIIMGDREDDQPLGHGERENPRRGITIKELTAPNLTQVPLCISFPALAENATFELKSGLIHQLPQFHGLSTEDPNKHLNKFHVVCSSMKPNGVTDEQLQLRAFPFSLKDAANDWLYYLPTGSITTWNQMKRAFLENCPYHGYTDHDLLLNFCGGLLEDDARMIKAATQGGIEYMSVQEANELIERLVGSSRNFGRRIKKSSGTFSSRQGSNHMEEKVDFLTNLVKELTKGGGSTSHVKFCGLLEVNIPLLDLLSSVPKHAKFLKELCTTKKTNKAKSMKKVMASEHVSAMFQKRLPQKCSDPGMFTIPCKIGDLDCQHAMLDLGASINVLPNYLYESLKLGPLKPTRTVISLADRSNIYPKGVVEDVLVNVGGMLFPADFYVIEMEPEKGSTPILLGRPFMRTSNTKIDVSSGRLTMEFEGEKIEYSIHEAMKYPSETSSLCFLEIFEPIVQTVYELCKVDPLNVVLTNGLVGEDTGYALSCDLQEKIKDLEENPPMEEWEEKEEIRKTVAKTRTVRELFFLSSKLLEELPKEKPVPSIVKPPTVELKPLPSHLKYAFLGNEETLPVIISSKLTKEQEEALIRVLKQHKEEIGWTMADIKGISPTLCMHRILLEDEAKPVRQPQRRLNPPMMDGVKKEALKLLYVGMIYSISDSQWVSPTQVVPKKSGLTVVENHEGVLTPTRVQNGWRVCIDYRRINVVTRKDHFPLPLMDQMLESNYALGAVLGQRVGRAPHVIQYASTMMNEAQRNYTTTEKEFLAVVFALEKFRSYILGAKVIIFTDHAALRHLVSKKESKPRLMRWVLLLSEFDVELKDKKGSTNTVADHLSRIIQEDSLIPQSSIKETFPDEALLALMSTEPWYAHIVNYLVLGKFPPGLTRHQRDKIKSDSKYYVWDDPYLWKFCADQVIRRCVSDTEIMSILRFSHEYACGGHFGAKKTARKLLESGFFWPTLFRDAHAIVKTCDRCQKLGNISRKGEMPQTPMLYCEIFDVWGIDFMGPFPASYGNIYILLAVDYVSKWVEAKATKTDDAKVVGEFLKTNIFSRFGFPKALISDRGTHFCNKAIGALLKKYGVIHKVSTAYHPQTNGQAEVSNREIKAILEKTPCHLPVEIEHRAYWAVKSFNLQLDEAGLHRKLQLHELEEIRNEAYENASIYKARTRAWHDNMIARRVFQLGEKVLLFQNRLRLFSGKLRSRWMGPYEVVNVFQHGVIEIKCLKTEKVLKVNGQRLKHYHEGIEVGEVETLHLVDPIYSN; the protein is encoded by the exons TATTGTTTATGGTCAATACTAGGAACTCAAGAGAACCACTTTTTCCTTCCGACCCGGAGATTCAAAGATCACTTGCTTGGATAGGAGGAGGTATTAGAAGAGACAACCCGATTATTGAAGAAATTGATCCCGGTTTTCAACAAGACCAAAGAGAAGATAACAACATCCCTTTTGAACAACCCATACCCATTCAAATCATCATGGGTGATCGTGAGGACGACCAACCACTTGGGCATGGTGAAAGAGAGAACCCACGACGTGGTATAACTATTAAGGAACTTACCGCCCCGAATCTCACACAAGTACCCTTGTGTATCTCCTTTCCGGCCTTGGCGGAAAATGCTACCTTTGAGTTGAAGTCCGGGCTCATTCACCAATTGCCCCAATTCCATGGGCTTAGCACGGAAGATCCCAACAAGCATCTCaacaaatttcatgttgtttgctcaagcatgaagccAAATGGGGTTACCGATGAGCAACTTCAACTAAGGGCTTTTCCTTTCTCACTCAAGGACGCGGCCAATGATTGGCTTTATTATCTCCCTACCGGGAGCATCACCACTTGGAATCAAATGAAGAGGGCTTTCTTAGAAAA TTGCCCATACCATGGGTATACCGACCACGACCTTCTCTTGAACTTTTGTGGTGGTTTACTTGAGGATGATGCTAGGATGATTAAAGCCGCCACCCAAGGTGGAATTGAATACATGTCGGTCCAAGAAGCAAATGAGTTGATTGAAAGGTTGGTAGGAAGCTCTAGGAATTTTGGGAGGAGAATTAAGAAGTCAAGTGGAACATTCTCTTCAAGGCAAGGTTCCAACCATATGGAGGAGAAAGTTGACTTTCTCACTAATTTGGTGAAGGAACTTACAAAAGGTGGTGGGAGTACTtctcatgtgaaattttgtggtcttt tggaggtaaacatTCCTCTCCTTGATCTTCTTAGTAGTGTGCCCAAGCATGCAAAATTTTTGAAAGAGTTGTGCACTACTAAGAAGACCAACAAGGCTAAGAGCATGAAAAAGGTAATggctagtgaacatgtgtcgGCAATGTTTCAAAAACGGTTGCCACAAAAATGTAGTGACCCGGGCATGTTCACCATCCCTTGTAAAATTGGTGATTTGGATTGTCAACATGCTATGCTTGATTTAGGTGCATCCATTAATGTCTTGCCCAATTACCTTTATGAGTCACTTAAGTTAGGACCTTTGAAACCGACTCGGACGGTCATTTCTTTGGCCGATAGGTCCAATATCTATCCTAAAGGGGTTGTGGAGGATGTCTTAGTGAATGTGGGGGGAATGCTTTTCCCCGCCGACTTCTATGTGATTGAAATGGAACCCGAGAAAGGTTCCACTCCCattttgttgggaaggcctttcatgagaacttcTAACACCAAGATTGATGTATCTAGTGGACGCCTCACAATGGAATTTGAGGGGGAAAAGATTGAGTATAGCATACATGAGGCTATGAAATACCCATCCGAGACTTCATCTTTgtgttttcttgaaatttttgagCCAATTGTGCAAACCGTGTATGAATTGTGCAAAGTTGATCCATTAAATGTTGTTTTGACTAATGGATTGGTTGGAGAGGATACGGGATATGCTTTGTCTTGTGATTTGCAGGAAAAAATCAAGGACTTAGAGGAAAATCCCCCAatggaagaatgggaagaaaaggaagaaatccgGAAGACAGTAGcgaaaactcgcaccgtgcga gaacttttcttcctttcttccaaattGTTAGAAGAGCTACCAAAGGAGAAACCCGTTCCCTCTATTGTCAAGCCTCCTACTGTTGAATTGAAGCCCTTACCAAGCCACTTGAAGTATGCATTTCTAGGAAACGAAGAAACTTTACCGGTgattatttcaagcaagcttactaAGGAGCAAGAAGAGGCTCTCATCCGGGTTCTTAAGCAACACAAGGAAGAAATTGGGTGGACAATGGCCGACATCAAAGGCATTAGTCCCACCTTATGCATGCACCGAATTCTTCTTGAAGATGAAGCAAAGCCCGTCCGACAACCACAAAGGCGTTTGAACCCTCCAATGATGGATGGTGTGAAGAAAGAGGCACTCAAACTCCTTTATGTAGGTATGATCTATTCTATCTCCGATAGTCAATGGGTTAGTCCAACCCAAGTTGTCCCAAAGAAATCCGGGCTAACGGTAGTTGAGAATCATGAAGGTGTTTTGACCCCCACTCgagttcaaaatgggtggagggtaTGTATCGACTACCGTAGGATAAATGTCGTGACCCGAAAAGATCATTTCCCGCTTCCCTTGATGGATCAAATGTTGGAGAG caattatgcccttggcgcggtactTGGCCAAAGGGTAGGAAGAGCACCTCATGTTATTCAATATGCATCGACAATGATGAATGAGGCTCAAAGGAATTATACAACTACCGAGAAAGAATTTCTTGCGGTGGTGTTTGCCTTAGAGAAATTCCGATCTTATATCCTTGGAGCCAAGGTCATCATCTTCACGGATCATGCCGCTTTGAGGCACCTTGTCTCTAAGAAAGAATCCAAGCCCCGTTTGATGAGATGGGTACTACTCTTGAGTGAGTTTGACGTTGAACTCAAGGACAAGAAAGGCTCCACCAACACGGTGGCGGATCATCTTAGTAGAATCATCCAAGAAGACTCCTTGATACCACAAAGTTCAATAAAGGAGACCTTCCCGGATGAAGCCCTTCTTGCCTTGATGTCTACCGAACCTTGGTATGCACATATCGTGAATTACTTGGTCTTGGGCAAATTTCCACCGGGTTTGACTCGACATCAAAGAGACAAAATCAAGAGTGATTCCAAATACTATgtgtgggatgatccttatttgtggaAATTTTGTGCCGATCAAGTGATAAGGAGGTGTGTGTCGGACACCGAAATCATGTCAATTCTTCGGTTTAGCCACGAGTATGCTTGTGGGGGTCATTTTGGAGCCAAGAAAACGGCTAGAAAGTTGTTGgaaagcggtttcttttggcCCACACTCTTCCGTGATGCCCATGCCATAGTCAAGacttgtgatagatgccaaaAACTTGGCAATATCTCAAGGAAAGGAGAAATGCCCCAAACCCCAATGCTCTATTGCGAAATCTTTGATGTGTGGGGTATTGACTTTATGGGGCCATTTCCCGCATCTTATGGCAACATCTACATACTCTTGGCGGTGGATTATGTCTCCAAATGGGTGGAGGCCAAAGCCACCAAGACCGACGATGCCAAGGTGGTTGGAGAGTTCCTCAAGACTAATATTTTCTCTCGGTTTGGGTTTCCCAAAGCATTGATAAGTGACCGCGGCACGCACTTTTGTAACAAAGCTATTGGTGCCCTTCTCAAAAAGTATGGGGTGATTCACAAAGTCTCAACGGCCTATCACCCtcaaaccaacggccaagccgAGGTTTCCAATAGGGAGATAAAGGCCATCCTTGAGAAAACG CCATGTCATCTACCCGTGGAGATTGAACATAGGGCCTATTGGGCGGTTAAATCCTTCAATTTGCAATTGGATGAAGCGGGACTCCATAGGAAGCTTCAACTTCATGAATTGGAAGAGATTAGGAATGAGGCTTATGAGAATGCATCAATCTACAAGGCTAGGACAAGGGCatggcatgataatatgattgcAAGAAGAGTTTTTCAATTGGGAGAGAAAGTCTTGCTTTTTCAAAATAGGCTTAGACTTTTCTCCGGGAAATTGAGGTCTCGATGGATGGGACCGTATGAAGTGGTGAATGTTTTTCAACATGGAGTAATAGAAATCAAGTGTTTGAAGACCGAGAAAGTCTTGAAAGTGAATGGGCAAAGACTAAAGCATTATCATGAAGGAATTGAAGTGGGTGAAGTGGAAACACTCCATCTTGTTGATCCAATCTACTCAAATTGA